The following coding sequences are from one Caballeronia sp. SBC1 window:
- the kynU gene encoding kynureninase yields MNHRDNAAALDRDDPLASLRDQFALGHDTIYLDGNSLGVPPKAAASRAAAVITGEWGDGLIRSWNTAGWFALPKRLGNKLAPLIGAAEDEVVVTDTISINLFKILSAALRVANERDPKRRVIVSERSNFPTDLYIAQGLIEQLDRGYELRLVDHASELASAIDENTAVAMITHVNYRTGAMHDMAALTRVIHQAGALAVWDLAHSAGAVPVDLNSAGADYAVGCTYKYLNGGPGSPAFIWVPKRLQNIFSQPLSGWWGHKKPFEMSPEYRPDDGIGRFLCGTQPIVSMSMVECGLDVFGQTDMATLRRKSLALSDFFIELVETRCSEFPLQLVTPRAHAERGSQASFEHPHGYEVMQALIARDVIGDYREPRILRFGFTPLYTRYVDVWDAVETLRDVLATEAWRAPEFAERGAVT; encoded by the coding sequence ATGAACCATAGAGACAATGCAGCGGCACTCGACCGCGACGATCCGCTAGCCAGTTTGCGCGACCAGTTCGCGCTCGGCCACGACACAATCTATCTGGACGGCAACTCGCTCGGTGTTCCACCCAAGGCCGCCGCCTCGCGCGCCGCCGCCGTCATAACCGGCGAATGGGGCGACGGTTTGATCCGCTCGTGGAATACGGCAGGATGGTTCGCGTTGCCCAAGCGGCTGGGCAACAAGCTGGCCCCGTTGATTGGCGCGGCCGAGGACGAAGTGGTTGTCACCGACACCATTTCAATCAACCTCTTCAAGATCCTGTCGGCGGCGCTGCGAGTCGCCAATGAGCGCGACCCCAAGCGTCGTGTCATTGTCTCCGAACGCTCGAATTTTCCGACCGATCTCTACATTGCCCAAGGGCTGATCGAACAACTGGATCGCGGATATGAACTGCGTCTTGTGGATCACGCGTCCGAGCTCGCCAGCGCTATCGACGAGAACACGGCCGTCGCCATGATCACGCACGTGAATTACCGCACGGGCGCCATGCACGATATGGCGGCGTTGACCCGCGTGATCCATCAAGCGGGTGCGCTCGCGGTCTGGGATCTGGCGCATTCGGCAGGCGCGGTTCCGGTCGATCTCAACAGCGCCGGCGCGGATTACGCTGTCGGTTGCACCTACAAGTACCTGAATGGCGGACCGGGCTCCCCCGCGTTCATCTGGGTGCCGAAACGGTTGCAGAATATTTTCTCGCAACCGCTGTCCGGCTGGTGGGGCCATAAAAAGCCGTTTGAAATGAGCCCGGAGTATCGGCCCGATGACGGTATCGGCCGGTTCTTGTGCGGCACGCAACCTATTGTCTCGATGTCGATGGTCGAATGCGGTCTCGACGTGTTCGGGCAAACCGACATGGCCACGTTGCGCCGCAAGTCGCTGGCGCTGAGCGACTTCTTCATCGAACTGGTGGAGACACGCTGCAGCGAATTTCCGTTGCAGCTCGTCACCCCTCGGGCACATGCTGAACGTGGATCGCAGGCGAGCTTCGAACATCCGCATGGCTATGAGGTCATGCAGGCGCTGATCGCACGCGACGTGATTGGCGATTACCGCGAACCGCGCATCTTGCGCTTCGGCTTCACACCGCTTTACACACGCTATGTGGATGTATGGGATGCCGTTGAAACATTGCGCGACGTACTTGCGACCGAAGCGTGGCGCGCACCCGAGTTCGCCGAACGTGGCGCCGTTACCTGA
- the kynA gene encoding tryptophan 2,3-dioxygenase, with protein MTQSHESEGTGGCPMGYGTGAGTVAGAADDNAPKPEGWHDAQLDFAGSMSYGDYLSLDTLLSAQHPLSPDHNEMLFIVQHQTSELWMKLALYELHAALAAVRRDDLPPAFKMLARVSRILDQLVQAWSVLATMTPSEYTAMRPYLGASSGFQSHQYRQIEFLLGNKNVQMLKPHAHRPNVLAEVKATLDAPSFYDEVIRLLARRGFPIAPERLERDWTQPTTHDASVEAAWLTVYREPTQHWELYEMAEELVDLEDSFRQWRFRHVTTVERIIGFKQGTGGTSGAPYLRKMLDVVLFPELWHVRTLL; from the coding sequence ATGACACAATCACATGAAAGCGAAGGCACGGGCGGCTGTCCCATGGGGTACGGGACGGGGGCAGGGACGGTGGCGGGGGCAGCAGACGACAATGCGCCAAAGCCCGAAGGCTGGCACGACGCGCAGCTCGACTTCGCTGGTTCCATGAGCTATGGCGACTATCTCTCGCTCGATACGCTCCTTTCGGCGCAACACCCGCTCTCACCCGATCACAACGAAATGTTGTTCATCGTGCAGCATCAGACGAGTGAGTTATGGATGAAGCTCGCGCTGTATGAGCTGCATGCAGCGCTTGCCGCCGTGCGTCGCGATGACCTGCCGCCCGCGTTCAAGATGCTCGCGCGTGTCTCGCGCATACTCGATCAGCTCGTGCAGGCGTGGAGCGTTCTCGCAACCATGACACCCTCGGAATACACAGCAATGCGGCCTTATCTGGGGGCATCGTCCGGGTTCCAGTCGCATCAGTACCGGCAAATCGAGTTCCTGCTTGGCAACAAGAATGTGCAGATGCTCAAGCCGCATGCGCATCGTCCGAACGTGCTCGCTGAGGTCAAGGCGACGCTTGACGCCCCCTCGTTCTACGATGAAGTCATCCGGCTGCTTGCACGCCGGGGTTTCCCGATCGCACCAGAAAGACTGGAGCGCGACTGGACTCAGCCGACCACGCACGACGCCAGCGTGGAAGCGGCGTGGCTCACGGTGTATCGCGAGCCGACACAGCATTGGGAGCTCTACGAGATGGCGGAAGAGCTCGTCGATCTCGAAGATTCCTTCCGGCAATGGCGCTTCCGTCACGTCACCACCGTTGAGCGGATCATCGGCTTCAAGCAAGGCACGGGTGGAACCAGCGGTGCGCCTTATTTGCGAAAGATGCTGGACGTGGTGCTGTTTCCTGAGTTGTGGCACGTCAGAACGCTGCTTTGA
- a CDS encoding class I SAM-dependent methyltransferase: protein MTRMKMLPTPRLMRRAFLALPAALLLASCATPNASTSLDTAIAAPYRGDKAQARDVYRHPKDTLEFFGLAPNQSVLEIAPGGGWYTDILAPYLRGRGTLYEAQYLPPHGPLPAGEAKSNAAFERKVAAAPDIYGTVVVGTLQSGQFSGLPAGLQVDRVLTFRNIHNWIEDGQVDANLRAFYSVLKPGGVLGVEEHRAMPGTSVQQMIDTGYLTEAYVIEHAQAAGFRLAARSEINSNPRDTKDYAHGVWSLPPTYRGGDTDRARFAAIGESDRMTLRFVKP from the coding sequence ATGACCCGCATGAAAATGCTCCCTACCCCCCGTCTCATGCGGCGTGCTTTTCTGGCGTTGCCCGCAGCCCTGCTGCTAGCGTCGTGCGCAACACCTAACGCATCGACATCACTCGATACCGCCATTGCCGCGCCGTATCGGGGAGATAAGGCGCAGGCGCGCGACGTCTACCGGCACCCGAAGGACACACTGGAATTCTTCGGCCTCGCACCGAACCAGAGCGTGCTGGAAATCGCGCCGGGCGGCGGCTGGTACACGGACATCCTCGCGCCGTATTTGCGGGGACGTGGCACGCTTTACGAAGCGCAGTATCTGCCACCCCACGGGCCGCTCCCTGCCGGCGAAGCGAAGAGTAACGCCGCGTTCGAGCGCAAGGTCGCTGCCGCGCCCGACATCTACGGAACGGTTGTGGTCGGCACGTTGCAATCGGGGCAGTTCAGCGGCTTGCCCGCGGGGCTGCAGGTTGATCGCGTGCTGACGTTCCGTAATATTCACAACTGGATAGAAGACGGTCAGGTCGATGCCAACCTGCGCGCGTTCTATTCGGTCCTGAAACCGGGCGGAGTGCTTGGTGTGGAAGAACATCGTGCAATGCCGGGTACATCGGTTCAGCAAATGATCGATACCGGCTATCTGACCGAAGCCTACGTGATCGAGCACGCGCAGGCAGCGGGCTTCCGGCTCGCCGCGCGAAGCGAGATCAACAGCAATCCCCGCGATACAAAGGACTATGCGCACGGCGTGTGGTCCTTGCCGCCGACCTACCGGGGCGGCGATACTGACCGCGCGCGATTCGCCGCCATTGGCGAATCGGATCGGATGACGTTGCGGTTCGTCAAGCCGTAG
- a CDS encoding glutathione S-transferase family protein has protein sequence MIEVHHLNESRSRRITWLLEELGLEYTVHAYQRNPKTRLAPPELEKIHPLGKAPVIRDGDEVIFESGAIIEYLVRKYGNGRLAPAADSRDYNRYLQFLHYAEGSAMLPLMLKLYTSRLGEGAAPLQPRIESEMQRHLGFLNSELGGRDYFLGNELTGADVQLSFAVQMAVKFCGEDAYPNLTAFVRRIEAREAYRRAIEKSGE, from the coding sequence ATGATCGAAGTCCATCACCTGAACGAATCCCGGTCGCGCCGCATCACGTGGCTGCTTGAAGAACTCGGACTCGAGTACACCGTCCATGCTTATCAGCGCAATCCGAAAACGCGGCTTGCTCCGCCCGAGCTCGAAAAAATTCATCCGCTGGGCAAAGCGCCCGTGATTCGCGATGGCGACGAGGTAATCTTCGAGTCCGGCGCGATTATCGAATATCTGGTGCGCAAGTACGGCAACGGCCGGCTTGCACCAGCGGCGGACTCGCGCGACTACAATCGTTATTTACAGTTTCTGCACTACGCAGAAGGTTCTGCCATGTTGCCGCTCATGCTCAAGCTCTACACCAGCCGGCTTGGCGAGGGCGCTGCACCACTGCAGCCGCGCATTGAAAGTGAAATGCAAAGGCACCTCGGTTTTCTGAACAGCGAGCTTGGCGGACGGGACTATTTCCTTGGCAATGAATTGACGGGCGCGGACGTTCAACTGTCGTTCGCCGTCCAGATGGCCGTGAAGTTCTGCGGCGAAGATGCATACCCCAACCTCACGGCGTTCGTCAGGCGTATTGAAGCGCGTGAGGCGTATCGGCGGGCGATCGAGAAGTCCGGAGAGTAA
- a CDS encoding tautomerase family protein: protein MPLVRINLAQTASPEVVQAISDVVYDAMIDVVKVPQHDKFQIITRHAPDELIYPAEGYLGVTYTPGIVFIQVTWNTGRTIEMKKAFYRAVADGIHAKTGVRKEDVWINLVEVNREDWSFGNGDMHYAPK from the coding sequence ATGCCACTCGTTCGAATCAATCTCGCGCAGACTGCATCGCCGGAAGTCGTCCAAGCTATCAGCGACGTGGTGTACGACGCAATGATCGATGTAGTCAAAGTGCCCCAGCACGACAAATTTCAGATCATCACACGTCATGCACCAGACGAATTGATCTACCCGGCGGAGGGATACCTGGGCGTGACCTATACGCCGGGGATTGTCTTCATTCAGGTGACATGGAACACCGGCCGGACGATTGAGATGAAGAAAGCGTTTTACCGCGCGGTGGCGGACGGCATACACGCGAAGACGGGCGTACGAAAGGAAGATGTCTGGATCAACCTGGTCGAGGTGAATCGAGAGGACTGGTCGTTCGGCAATGGCGACATGCACTACGCGCCGAAGTAA
- a CDS encoding Pr6Pr family membrane protein: MFKPISSQTKSQTHRPTQSPSQTVAEHALPLHAPRTASLLLAACIATLAWLALAAQTDITVHRMLARGLSVFDGVERLSSYLTNLTVFAVALCFSFVAALGRSPLGRFFRKPPVVTAVVVYIVFVGLAYNLLLRHLWTPSGYRAVLNECLHTVIPVLSVIYWVLFVPRFHLTLRQCLLWLIYPLSYLCITLWRGSMSDFYPYPFIDVGELGYPHVLLNATLLVLAFVTLMGVFIALNHRRPY; this comes from the coding sequence ATGTTCAAGCCGATTTCCTCGCAGACCAAAAGCCAGACTCACCGCCCGACGCAAAGCCCGTCGCAGACGGTGGCAGAGCACGCATTGCCTTTGCACGCACCACGCACGGCGTCGTTATTGCTGGCCGCTTGCATCGCGACACTCGCGTGGCTGGCGCTCGCTGCGCAAACCGATATCACGGTCCACCGAATGCTAGCCCGGGGCTTAAGCGTATTCGATGGGGTTGAGCGACTTAGCAGCTATCTGACGAACCTGACCGTATTTGCTGTTGCCCTTTGTTTTTCCTTCGTCGCGGCACTTGGCCGATCGCCGCTCGGGCGATTTTTTCGCAAGCCGCCGGTGGTGACGGCGGTCGTGGTGTACATCGTGTTTGTCGGGCTGGCTTATAACCTGTTGCTGCGTCACCTGTGGACGCCCTCGGGATACCGGGCGGTGCTCAACGAATGCTTGCACACTGTTATTCCCGTGCTGTCGGTAATCTACTGGGTGCTGTTCGTGCCGCGCTTTCATCTGACTTTGCGGCAATGCCTGCTATGGCTGATCTATCCGCTAAGTTATCTTTGCATCACGCTTTGGCGCGGCAGCATGTCGGACTTTTATCCGTATCCGTTCATTGATGTCGGTGAACTCGGCTATCCGCATGTGCTGCTCAACGCGACCTTGCTCGTGCTGGCTTTTGTCACGCTGATGGGCGTGTTCATCGCCTTGAATCACCGGCGTCCGTATTAG
- a CDS encoding DUF1488 domain-containing protein: MKLNFPNPSRSYDDSRHCVCFWGYDGSREISFQIDDAALSSFNPQMGSGESAVLAAFDLYRERILLKAEGLYVRGSQNIFKIS, translated from the coding sequence ATGAAACTCAATTTCCCGAACCCAAGCCGTTCCTACGACGACTCCCGGCACTGCGTGTGCTTCTGGGGGTATGACGGTTCGCGCGAGATATCATTCCAGATAGACGATGCGGCTCTCTCGAGTTTCAATCCGCAAATGGGGTCGGGCGAATCCGCCGTGCTTGCCGCCTTCGATCTGTATCGCGAACGCATTCTCCTGAAAGCCGAGGGTCTGTACGTGCGCGGCTCGCAAAACATCTTCAAGATATCCTGA
- a CDS encoding MFS transporter, giving the protein MKPANFRITAAVVASALFMQNMDSTIVATALPAMARDLGVDPVHLSSAITAYLVALTVFIPASGWVADRFGAKRVFMWAIATFTLASLACAAAANLPQLIAARIVQGIGGAMMVPVGRLILFRGVKREELLQATTWLTMPALIGPLMGPPLGGFLTDTLSWRSIFWVNVPVGIVGLLLTWRLLPAAPPEHHAPPDVRGMMLIGGSLTLFMIGIECAGRGVLPPFGSPACVAAGVLMFWMAVRHCRRVDDPAVDFSLLAIPTFHAATIAGSLFRAGAGALPFLVPLTLQTGFGYSASASGLVTFASALGSFCMRPMTSLALRRFSVRTVLCAGSVSFAAVLVVCSFMSQNWPAGAIFLLLLVGGLSRSLSFATMGALAFADVPKAKLAAATSFQGTAQQLMKAVGVTVAAGTIQVTMIVAPGAHAERWQLASAFIVTALVVITSYPMFMRMPAEAGAGISASRGSARGRASEVK; this is encoded by the coding sequence GTGAAACCTGCCAACTTCCGCATCACCGCCGCCGTTGTAGCCAGCGCGCTCTTTATGCAAAACATGGACAGTACGATCGTTGCGACGGCCCTGCCCGCCATGGCGCGCGATCTTGGCGTCGACCCAGTGCATTTGAGCAGTGCCATTACCGCTTATCTGGTTGCACTGACGGTGTTCATTCCGGCTAGCGGATGGGTTGCCGATCGCTTCGGCGCCAAGCGCGTGTTCATGTGGGCGATTGCAACCTTCACTCTGGCTTCGCTCGCATGCGCAGCGGCCGCGAACCTGCCGCAGCTTATTGCTGCGCGCATTGTGCAGGGAATTGGGGGCGCCATGATGGTGCCGGTCGGACGTCTGATCCTTTTCCGTGGCGTCAAACGCGAGGAGTTATTGCAGGCCACCACATGGCTCACCATGCCTGCTCTCATCGGCCCCTTGATGGGTCCGCCATTGGGCGGTTTTCTCACCGATACCCTCTCGTGGCGCAGCATCTTCTGGGTCAACGTGCCCGTCGGTATAGTGGGGTTGCTGCTCACGTGGCGCTTGCTGCCAGCCGCGCCTCCCGAACATCATGCACCACCCGACGTGCGCGGAATGATGTTGATAGGCGGATCGCTGACGCTGTTCATGATCGGCATTGAATGCGCAGGGCGTGGGGTCCTGCCGCCGTTTGGGTCGCCCGCATGCGTCGCTGCGGGCGTGCTGATGTTCTGGATGGCCGTCCGGCATTGCCGTCGAGTGGACGATCCGGCTGTCGATTTCTCGCTGCTCGCGATTCCGACTTTTCATGCGGCGACTATTGCGGGAAGTTTGTTTCGTGCCGGCGCCGGCGCGCTGCCGTTTCTTGTGCCGCTGACCTTGCAAACCGGGTTCGGCTATAGCGCTTCCGCTAGCGGCCTCGTCACGTTCGCTAGTGCGCTAGGATCATTTTGCATGCGCCCCATGACATCGCTTGCACTAAGGCGCTTCTCCGTCCGGACCGTCTTGTGCGCAGGCAGTGTTTCGTTTGCCGCCGTGCTCGTGGTGTGCTCGTTCATGTCGCAGAATTGGCCCGCTGGCGCCATCTTCTTGTTGCTGCTTGTGGGCGGGTTGTCGCGCTCGCTCAGCTTCGCCACCATGGGCGCGCTCGCTTTTGCGGACGTACCCAAGGCGAAGCTTGCCGCCGCTACCTCATTCCAGGGCACTGCCCAGCAATTGATGAAAGCGGTCGGCGTGACAGTCGCGGCAGGGACTATTCAAGTCACCATGATCGTGGCTCCCGGCGCGCATGCCGAACGGTGGCAATTGGCCTCGGCGTTTATTGTTACCGCGCTTGTTGTTATTACTTCTTATCCGATGTTCATGCGGATGCCCGCTGAAGCAGGAGCCGGCATTTCTGCTTCGCGAGGGTCCGCACGCGGGCGCGCCAGTGAGGTCAAGTGA
- a CDS encoding succinylglutamate desuccinylase/aspartoacylase family protein, which translates to MHIQSTPLVSTSIGTRREFVSFHFGTPGTGEKIYVQASLHADEIPAMLTAWRLKQRLIELEKAGRIRGEVILVPVANPIGLSQHVLGQFIGRFELNSGHNFNRSFPLPAAAALVERIGSQWTQDADSNTRLLRRAVCDMLAEVKPKNEFESLRREMLVMAADADVIIDLHCSLEATMHLYTSPASWPAVEPLARYLGASGVLLCADSGGQSFDEVHTQLWNDVRGFLGEGTPLAAPNVALTIEHRGQRDVSYEFAAQDSEAIVDYLTYRGVIEGEARELPPLNHPATPLAGSEQFIAPASGVVVYRAQVGAHLKAGDPVFDIVDPITDEVTTLTTKNDGVFYMRRAIRFVIAGAPMGRVTGAVPFRTGVLIGA; encoded by the coding sequence CATTGGCACGCGCCGCGAGTTCGTCAGTTTTCACTTCGGCACGCCGGGTACGGGCGAGAAAATCTACGTGCAGGCGTCGCTGCATGCGGACGAAATACCCGCGATGCTGACCGCTTGGCGCCTGAAGCAACGGCTGATTGAACTGGAAAAGGCGGGGCGTATTCGCGGCGAGGTGATCCTGGTGCCGGTCGCAAACCCGATCGGACTTTCGCAGCACGTGCTCGGACAGTTCATTGGACGCTTCGAGTTGAATAGCGGCCACAACTTCAATCGCAGCTTTCCGCTGCCTGCTGCCGCTGCTTTGGTCGAACGCATTGGCAGCCAGTGGACGCAGGACGCCGACAGCAACACGCGCTTATTGCGGCGGGCCGTATGCGACATGCTCGCCGAGGTCAAGCCGAAGAACGAGTTCGAGTCCTTACGCCGCGAGATGCTGGTCATGGCAGCCGATGCCGACGTCATCATCGACCTGCATTGTTCGCTTGAGGCCACCATGCACTTGTACACGAGCCCTGCGAGCTGGCCGGCGGTCGAGCCGCTCGCGCGTTATCTGGGCGCGAGTGGTGTATTGCTCTGTGCGGACTCGGGCGGTCAGTCATTCGACGAGGTTCATACGCAATTGTGGAACGACGTTCGTGGGTTTCTGGGCGAGGGTACGCCGCTCGCCGCGCCTAACGTTGCACTGACGATCGAGCATCGCGGTCAGCGCGATGTGTCTTATGAATTCGCCGCGCAGGACTCGGAAGCAATTGTCGATTACCTGACGTATCGGGGTGTAATCGAAGGCGAGGCGCGCGAGTTGCCGCCGCTCAATCATCCGGCGACGCCGCTGGCCGGCAGCGAGCAGTTCATTGCACCGGCAAGCGGCGTGGTGGTGTATCGCGCGCAGGTCGGGGCACATTTGAAAGCGGGTGACCCGGTCTTCGATATCGTCGATCCGATCACGGACGAAGTGACCACGTTGACGACGAAAAATGACGGTGTCTTTTATATGCGCCGGGCGATTCGCTTTGTGATCGCTGGTGCACCAATGGGCCGAGTAACGGGCGCGGTCCCATTCAGGACCGGGGTGTTGATCGGCGCTTAA